Proteins co-encoded in one Quercus robur chromosome 8, dhQueRobu3.1, whole genome shotgun sequence genomic window:
- the LOC126695723 gene encoding uncharacterized protein LOC126695723 yields MEGFRRVVNVCGFIDLGYEGPEFTWCNQRSTGERIRLRLDRLLATTDWKDHYKDTRVLHVVDSTSDHCALVLTNQRNIQGRGKRRFHFEATWVRHDKCKEIIQDAWKFHLGFQTASDFAEGLRVCAEGLTRWNNSDLRHDARMIKEKRKQLQVLIQADRDGSRGEEINAIRKEINEMLDDEEVKWNQRSILYFIPN; encoded by the coding sequence ATGGAGGGTTTTAGAAGAGTAGTAAATGTTTGTGGTTTTATAGACCTTGGATATGAGGGCCCAGAGTTCACTTGGTGTAACCAAAGGTCAACTGGGGAAAGAATTCGATTAAGACTTGATAGGTTGCTGGCTACAACAGATTGGAAAGATCATTACAAAGATACTAGGGTCCTCCATGTGGTGGATTCAACTTCAGATCATTGTGCTCTGGTTCTAACTAACCAAAGAAATATCCAAGGAAGGGGAAAGAGGAGATTCCATTTTGAGGCAACATGGGTTAGACACGATAAATGCAAGGAGATAATTCAAGATGCTTGGAAGTTTCATTTAGGATTTCAAACGGCTAGTGATTTTGCCGAGGGTCTGAGAGTGTGTGCTGAGGGCTTAACAAGATGGAACAATTCAGACCTTAGGCATGATGCTAGAATGATAAAGGAGAAGAGAAAGCAACTGCAAGTTCTAATCCAGGCTGACAGGGATGGAAGTAGGGGAGAAGAAATTAATGCAATAAGGaaggaaataaatgaaatgttagatgatgaagaagtcAAGTGGAATCAAAGATCCATACTTTACTTCATTCCCAACTAG